In Aliidongia dinghuensis, the following proteins share a genomic window:
- a CDS encoding DUF6065 family protein yields MSDEKAQSPPPMRLICYPTSGAPPLIRTAPVERDWMSATPEGFAYRCLPLNIANSHGWQILNPVGFAAFWTGGAGTDAVITSPSTSGTTPPALSHFGQGILTFHVTGLFRTEPGYDLWVGGPTNMFKDAIQPMSGVVETDWSPFTFTMNWKFTRANQPITFAEGEPFCCLFPIERGLVERVEPEFRSMAEDPEVLDAYTKWSADRAQFNKELQVPGSAAQAAKWQKDYFRGVDTGFGTAPADHRTKLKLKEFK; encoded by the coding sequence ATGAGCGACGAGAAGGCCCAATCGCCGCCGCCCATGCGCCTCATCTGCTATCCGACATCGGGCGCGCCGCCGCTCATCCGCACGGCGCCGGTCGAGCGCGACTGGATGTCGGCGACGCCGGAGGGCTTCGCCTATCGCTGCCTGCCGCTTAACATCGCCAATTCGCACGGCTGGCAGATCCTGAACCCGGTCGGGTTCGCCGCCTTCTGGACCGGCGGCGCCGGCACCGACGCGGTCATCACCAGCCCCAGCACCAGCGGCACCACGCCCCCCGCGCTCAGCCATTTCGGCCAGGGTATCCTGACCTTCCACGTCACCGGCCTGTTCCGCACCGAGCCCGGCTATGACCTGTGGGTCGGCGGGCCGACCAACATGTTCAAGGACGCGATCCAGCCGATGAGCGGCGTGGTCGAGACCGACTGGTCGCCCTTCACCTTCACCATGAACTGGAAGTTCACCCGGGCCAATCAGCCGATCACCTTCGCCGAGGGCGAGCCGTTCTGCTGCCTGTTCCCGATCGAGCGCGGCCTCGTCGAGCGGGTCGAACCCGAGTTCCGGTCGATGGCGGAAGATCCCGAGGTGCTCGACGCCTACACGAAATGGTCGGCCGACCGCGCCCAGTTCAACAAGGAACTGCAGGTTCCGGGCTCCGCAGCACAAGCGGCCAAATGGCAGAAGGACTATTTCCGCGGCGTCGATACCGGCTTCGGCACGGCACCAGCCGACCACCGGACCAAGCTCAAGCTCAAGGAGTTCAAGTAG
- a CDS encoding sensor domain-containing protein, whose product MGEPELDRDFLWHLLENIPAMIWMTDENQACVYVNQATLAFTGKSSAELLNNGWRETIHPDDLVPLDASLAHHLENHQPLRAEIRNRRYDGEYRWIQVRGQPLFDKDGRYRGTIGLSLDVTDARQHEHELARMVTHDKLTGLPNRALIESLIEAAVDNARADGRKLPVLTFGVDRFQTINETQGHGAGDALLAEVGRRIGLMRHGHEVAGHLSGNRFVMIAEPSLSTESAYRAAGRLLDLCRTPFRLNDIPHELTASVGISIFPDDGYQPSELMRAAEAALQTAKQLGGNHFAFFDRDLHGNAKNRFDLETDLRRAIPAGELVLHFQPKVSLPDYRLVGFEALVRWLHPERGMLPPVTFVNLAEEAGMIGPLTRWVFEAVGRHQREWLDAGLHPVPIAINVSPREFLGDLLEEHLTAYKQFDLPDGLMEIEITESTMIDDFDRVCRIVTSLTEAGIKVAMDDFGTGYSSLASLNRLPISTLKIDRAFTKDVDWDRASRAVASAIISLAAELGLDVVAEGVETREQLTVLRALKCRVVQGFLTGRPVPAQEAVELLRHPAPIPTARGLIETVAPAVPQ is encoded by the coding sequence ATGGGCGAACCGGAGCTGGATCGCGATTTTCTCTGGCACTTGCTGGAAAACATCCCGGCCATGATCTGGATGACCGACGAGAATCAGGCCTGCGTTTATGTCAATCAGGCAACTCTCGCCTTCACCGGCAAGAGTTCGGCGGAATTGCTGAACAACGGCTGGCGCGAGACGATCCACCCCGACGATCTCGTGCCGCTCGATGCGTCGCTCGCCCACCATCTCGAAAACCATCAACCCCTGCGCGCAGAGATCCGCAACCGCCGATACGACGGGGAATATCGCTGGATCCAGGTGCGCGGCCAGCCGCTGTTCGACAAGGACGGCCGGTACCGCGGCACGATCGGGCTCAGCCTCGACGTGACCGATGCGCGGCAGCACGAGCACGAGCTCGCCCGCATGGTGACGCACGACAAGCTGACCGGCCTGCCCAACCGCGCGCTCATCGAAAGCCTGATCGAGGCCGCGGTCGACAACGCCCGCGCCGACGGCCGCAAGCTGCCGGTGCTGACATTCGGCGTCGACCGGTTCCAGACGATCAACGAGACGCAGGGGCATGGCGCCGGCGACGCGCTCCTGGCCGAGGTCGGCCGGCGCATCGGCCTCATGCGCCATGGCCACGAGGTAGCGGGCCACCTGTCGGGCAACCGGTTCGTGATGATCGCCGAACCCAGCCTCAGCACCGAGAGCGCCTATCGCGCAGCCGGCCGGCTGCTCGACCTGTGCCGCACGCCGTTCCGGCTCAACGACATCCCGCACGAGCTGACCGCGTCCGTCGGCATCTCGATCTTTCCCGACGACGGCTACCAGCCGAGCGAGCTCATGCGCGCGGCCGAAGCGGCGCTGCAGACCGCGAAGCAGCTGGGCGGCAACCATTTCGCCTTCTTCGACCGCGACCTGCACGGCAACGCCAAGAATCGGTTCGACCTCGAGACCGACCTGCGCCGCGCCATTCCGGCCGGCGAGCTCGTGCTGCATTTCCAGCCGAAGGTCTCGCTGCCCGACTATCGGCTGGTCGGGTTCGAGGCGCTGGTGCGCTGGCTGCATCCCGAGCGCGGCATGCTGCCGCCGGTCACTTTCGTCAATCTGGCCGAGGAGGCGGGCATGATCGGCCCCTTGACCCGCTGGGTGTTCGAGGCGGTCGGCCGCCACCAGCGCGAATGGCTCGACGCCGGGCTCCACCCGGTGCCGATCGCGATCAACGTCTCGCCACGCGAGTTCCTGGGCGACCTGCTCGAGGAGCATTTGACCGCATACAAGCAGTTCGACCTGCCGGATGGGCTGATGGAGATCGAGATTACCGAGAGCACCATGATCGATGACTTCGACCGGGTCTGCCGCATCGTGACGTCGCTCACCGAAGCCGGCATCAAGGTGGCGATGGATGATTTCGGTACGGGCTATTCGAGCCTTGCCAGCCTCAACCGCCTGCCGATCTCCACGCTCAAGATCGACCGCGCCTTCACCAAGGATGTCGACTGGGACCGGGCGAGCCGCGCCGTCGCCTCCGCCATCATCTCGCTTGCCGCCGAGCTGGGGCTGGACGTGGTCGCGGAGGGCGTCGAGACGCGCGAGCAGCTGACCGTGCTGCGCGCGCTCAAATGCCGGGTCGTCCAGGGCTTCCTCACCGGCCGACCGGTGCCGGCCCAGGAGGCGGTGGAGCTGCTGCGCCATCCGGCGCCGATCCCGACCGCGCGCGGCCTGATCGAAACCGTGGCACCGGCCGTGCCGCAATGA
- a CDS encoding SAM-dependent methyltransferase, which produces MSDEQALWDARYASEDYLFGTEPNAYLLSQAHRFAAGQRALAVGDGEGRNAVWLARLGLDVTLVDISPVGLDKARRLADERGCRIETIVADLTRWDWPQDRFDLAVEIFVHVPVEQRRRIHGAMARSLRPGGLALVEAFQRRQADPAAGSPPSAGLTQRPLLYDAEALADDFRMLETVELLEGTVLLAEGSKHRGPSAVVRYLGRRI; this is translated from the coding sequence GTGAGCGACGAGCAGGCGCTGTGGGATGCGCGCTACGCGTCCGAGGATTATTTGTTCGGCACGGAGCCCAACGCCTATCTGCTGTCTCAGGCCCATCGCTTTGCCGCCGGGCAGCGGGCGCTTGCGGTCGGGGACGGCGAGGGACGCAACGCAGTCTGGCTCGCCCGCCTCGGCCTCGACGTGACGCTTGTCGACATCTCGCCGGTCGGCCTCGACAAGGCGCGCCGCCTCGCGGATGAACGCGGCTGCCGGATCGAGACCATCGTGGCCGACCTGACGCGCTGGGACTGGCCGCAGGACCGGTTCGACCTTGCGGTCGAGATCTTCGTCCATGTCCCGGTCGAGCAGCGCCGGCGCATCCATGGCGCGATGGCCAGGAGCCTCAGGCCCGGCGGCCTGGCGCTCGTCGAGGCGTTTCAGCGGCGCCAGGCTGACCCGGCGGCAGGCAGCCCGCCGTCGGCTGGCCTGACGCAGCGCCCCCTGCTCTACGATGCCGAGGCGCTTGCCGACGATTTCAGGATGCTCGAAACGGTTGAGCTGCTCGAGGGCACCGTACTTCTCGCTGAGGGGAGCAAGCACCGCGGCCCGTCGGCCGTGGTGCGCTATCTCGGCCGCAGGATTTGA
- a CDS encoding DUF1488 family protein, with amino-acid sequence MPIFTFPDDAEWDDELRAVVFSVEVGEYRGQIRVPRSLFQSLLPVSPTPEACVEAFHLERARFEQAVERRIRERRLSPDGNIDLSIADLKQ; translated from the coding sequence ATGCCGATCTTCACTTTCCCTGACGATGCCGAATGGGATGACGAACTGCGCGCCGTCGTCTTCTCCGTCGAGGTCGGCGAATATCGCGGCCAAATCCGCGTGCCACGCAGCCTGTTCCAGTCCCTGCTGCCCGTAAGCCCGACGCCGGAAGCCTGCGTCGAAGCCTTTCACCTGGAACGCGCCCGCTTCGAGCAGGCGGTCGAGCGCCGCATCCGCGAGCGCCGCCTCTCGCCCGACGGCAACATCGATCTCTCGATCGCGGATCTGAAGCAGTGA
- a CDS encoding 2-hydroxyacid dehydrogenase, translated as MQKKRTIVVVTRKLPEPIETRMMELFDARLNLDDRPLTQAELIEAAKTAEVLVPTVTDRIDSAVLSLSGPQLKLIASFGTGVDHIDLASARQRGITVTNTPGVLTEDTADMTMALILAVARRLSEGERLIRSDKWTGWGPTHMLGHRIWGKRLGIVGMGRIGTALARRAKGFGLSIHYHNRRRVLPEVEAQLEATYWESLDQMLARMDIVSVNCPHTPATYHLLSARRLKLLQRHAYVVNTARGEVIDENALTRMLVADELAGAALDVFEHEPAVNPKLLKLQNVVLLPHMGSATIEGRIDMGEKVIINIKTFVDGHRPPDRVLETMF; from the coding sequence ATGCAGAAAAAACGCACCATCGTCGTCGTCACGCGCAAGCTGCCGGAACCGATCGAGACCCGGATGATGGAGCTGTTCGACGCCCGTCTCAATCTCGACGACCGGCCGCTGACCCAGGCCGAGCTCATCGAGGCGGCCAAGACCGCCGAGGTGCTGGTGCCGACCGTGACCGACCGGATCGATTCCGCCGTGTTGTCACTGTCCGGCCCGCAGCTGAAGCTGATCGCCTCGTTCGGCACCGGCGTCGACCATATCGATCTCGCCTCGGCGCGCCAGCGCGGCATTACGGTCACCAACACGCCGGGCGTGCTGACCGAGGATACCGCCGACATGACCATGGCACTCATCCTCGCGGTTGCGCGCCGCCTGTCCGAGGGCGAACGGCTTATCCGCTCGGACAAATGGACCGGCTGGGGCCCGACGCACATGCTGGGCCACCGCATCTGGGGGAAACGGCTCGGCATCGTCGGCATGGGCCGCATCGGCACGGCACTCGCCCGCCGCGCCAAGGGCTTCGGCCTGTCGATCCATTACCACAACCGGCGGCGCGTCCTGCCCGAGGTCGAGGCGCAGCTGGAGGCGACCTACTGGGAAAGCCTCGACCAGATGCTGGCCCGCATGGACATCGTCTCGGTCAACTGCCCGCACACGCCGGCCACATACCATCTGCTATCGGCGCGGCGCCTCAAGCTGCTGCAGCGCCATGCCTATGTCGTCAACACGGCGCGCGGCGAGGTGATCGACGAGAACGCGCTGACCCGCATGCTGGTCGCCGACGAGCTTGCCGGCGCGGCACTCGACGTGTTCGAGCACGAGCCGGCGGTCAATCCCAAGCTCCTGAAGCTGCAGAACGTTGTGCTGCTGCCGCACATGGGCTCGGCCACCATCGAGGGCCGCATCGACATGGGCGAGAAGGTCATCATCAACATCAAGACCTTCGTCGACGGCCACCGGCCGCCGGACCGCGTGCTGGAGACGATGTTCTAG
- a CDS encoding SH3 domain-containing protein — translation MERSGLWGSVARVTAGVIVLAMLACGTGLAADKIPRPKVKPPVPPATQPAPPPAANAPTANAPSATGGDGKTPPAAADKPKADKPARSSHETGLPTPRFASMRKGEANLRVGPGYRFPIDWVLTRKDMPVEILAENDVWRQIRDWEGTVGWVLSSQLSGRRMVIVKGQVGTLRSDPAATAAPVAHIEPGVIGKLMECPVPGDWCRVEVEDIRGWIPRSEVFGVYPNEAYPAP, via the coding sequence GTGGAACGGTCTGGTCTTTGGGGTTCCGTCGCCCGCGTGACGGCTGGGGTGATCGTGCTGGCAATGCTCGCTTGCGGCACAGGCCTCGCCGCCGACAAGATTCCACGCCCGAAGGTGAAGCCGCCGGTGCCGCCGGCCACCCAGCCAGCGCCCCCGCCCGCGGCAAACGCGCCCACTGCCAATGCTCCCTCTGCGACCGGCGGCGACGGCAAGACGCCGCCCGCCGCTGCAGACAAGCCCAAGGCCGACAAACCGGCGCGCTCCTCCCACGAGACCGGGCTGCCGACGCCGCGCTTTGCCTCCATGCGCAAGGGCGAGGCCAATCTCCGCGTCGGGCCCGGCTATCGCTTCCCGATCGACTGGGTGCTGACGCGCAAGGACATGCCGGTCGAGATCCTGGCCGAGAACGACGTCTGGCGGCAGATCCGCGACTGGGAGGGCACGGTCGGCTGGGTGCTGTCTTCGCAATTGAGCGGCCGGCGGATGGTCATCGTGAAGGGCCAGGTCGGCACGCTGCGCAGCGATCCGGCGGCGACCGCGGCGCCGGTCGCCCATATCGAGCCGGGCGTCATCGGCAAGCTCATGGAATGCCCGGTGCCGGGCGACTGGTGCCGGGTCGAGGTCGAGGACATCCGCGGCTGGATCCCCCGCAGCGAGGTGTTCGGCGTCTATCCGAACGAGGCCTATCCCGCGCCATGA